A stretch of DNA from Lotus japonicus ecotype B-129 chromosome 4, LjGifu_v1.2:
GCTCATGCAATTTCTTTTAGTTAGTTgtataaacaaaacaaaaaaatgtggTATATATTTCAAAATTACATACCACTAACTAAAAATGGAGCAGCCAAATTTACATTTCACACTTTTATTTCTTACACACCAAATTTTACATTCCTCACTTTTTAAGTATTGTATGTGTTTTTCcagctttaaaaaaaatacataccaataacaacaacaatgaaGTAGAAACTTATTGGATGCCATAGGTGCTTTAATGTCTTTGTTGAAGGAGATGATGGATTTGATTTGAGAAGGTAAATGTGGTGAGAGAGTAGAATGAGTATGGTGGGGAAGTTTTGAATTTAGGGGAATATTTGGGTTTTTGAAAAAAGGCAATGGCTAGGTTTGGGGATTACATGAATAATTTTACCATTTGGTTTAACTACCTTTCCAATTGGTAAATTCGATGATGTAAGTAAATCTAAGGGAGTATCCAAGTACTAGGTGTTCAGATTTGTCTGGCAGGCCAATGGGATATTGTCTGTCCATGTATACTTGTATATTTCAAGGCCCAGCCCATGGACTCCAGATTCGTTCCGTATTTTGATCAACTTTGGGCCACTAAAATAGCAACTATCcttcattttttttggaaactAGCTATCCTTCATTGACAAAAACAatatcatttgattttattgtttATGTCAAATTAAATTGCAAAGATTCAAAAACTAACGATCTTAGCGCGTGCTCCTCGTTTGtgcattttttaatattatccTTCATCTGACCTCTGTCTTCAAATAACAATTGAACTGTGTCACTATTAGTGTCTCCCCCACCCTCCACCGACCACCATGGATGAAGAAAATACACTGAAACTCTACTTCATTCCATACCTAGCAGCTGGTCACATGATCCCTCTGTGTGACATAGCCACACTCTTCGCCTCACGTGGCCAACACGTGACCATCATCACCACTCCCTCCAACGCCCAAATCCTTCGAAAATCCATCTCCGATGCCGTCATCCACCTCCACACCGTCCAATTCCCCTCCAAACAAGTTGGCCTCCCCGACGGCGTCGAAACCATGACCGCCCTCACTAACCTCGCTGACTCCGCCAAATTCTACCAAGCCGCCATGCTCCTCCAAGGACCAATCGGTGATTTCGTGGAGCAAAACCCACCCGACTGCATCGTCGGTGACTTCATGATGCAATGGGTTGGTGACCTCGCCAACAGGCTTCAGATCCCGATGCTTGCATTCAACGGCTTCTCCCTCTTCACCGTTGCGGCCATGGAGTCCGTTAGAAAACACCCCTTCGAAGCAGAGCCGTTTGTGATCCCGGATTTTCCTCATCAAATCACCCTGCGTGCGATACCAGAGAAATCCTCCACCGGGTTCTTGGAATATCTGCTGGAGAAAGAGCTCACAAGCCACGGGCTGATCGTGAACAACTTCGCCGAGCTCGACGGAGAAGAGTACATCGAGCACTACGAGAGAATCACCGGTCACAAGGCATGGCATCTTGGCCCTGCTTCTCTGATTCGCAGAACAGAGCAAGAGAGAGCAGAGAGGGGGCAGAACAGTGTGGTGAGTGCGGACGAGTTACTGAGCTGGCTCAACTCGAAGCCACCCAACTCGGTTGTCTACATCTGCTTTGGTAGCGTGTGTCATTACTCAGATGAACAGCTTTACGAGATTGCAAGTGCCATCGAAGCATCGGGCTATGGATTCATATGGGTGGTTCCTGAGAAGAAAGGGAAAGAGGAAGAGAGCGAAGAGGAGAAGGGAAAGTGGTTGCCGAAGGGGTTTGAAGAGAGGAATCGAGAGAAGGGGATGATTATCAGAGGTTGGGTTCCGCAGGTGGTTATACTAGGCCACCGTGCTGTGGGTGCGTTTGTGACCCATTGTGGGTGGAACTCGACAGTTGAGGCGGTTAGCGCGGGGGTTCCGATGATAACGTGGCCGGTGGTTGGGGAGCAATTTTACAATGAGAAGCTGATTACTGAGGTGCGGGGGATTGGGGTGGAGGTGGGTGCAGAGGAGTGTTGCCTGATGGGTTTTGATAAGAGGGAGAAATTGGTTAGCAGGGAGAGTATAGAGAAGGCTGTGAGGAGGTTGATGGACGGTGGTGATGAGGGGGAGCAGATCAGACGGCGCGCACAAGAGTATGGGGAAAAGGCTAGGCAGGCTGTTGAAGAAGGTGGCTCCTCCCACAAGAATTTGACTGCATTGATTGATGATCTTAAAAGATTGAGGGTTAAGCCTTAAACTATTTGTGAGTTTTTGAATTTGGTGCTGGTTGCAGTACCTCAGGCCAAATTGAGGTGTGAGATCTAAAAGGAGTTGTTTAATAACAAAGACTTTGTATcgattaaattttttattttattatattatagtaATGCAACATTTCTTTTTTAGAATGTAAAATTTGCGAGTTGTGTTTTTTAAGCTTTGTTAATCTATCAACCATTCGCATCTTCATCACTCGtcaatttttcattaaaaattagaTTTCATGAGACAAAATTAATTGACAAcataaaatgaaatttaaagatgtagtatttacctttaataatattataataatcTATTGTATTACTTAATGTGGGTatcacacacacaaaaaaattgaaagtaaCACATATTTGCTTTTTAATTTTAGTGACAGTCaaattttgttttagtttgtgtCTTCTATTTTTCAAAATCAAGATATTTTTGTATATGTAATTAATAAACTTGTGCTAAATGTCAGCATTACTACTTAGATTGAATTGGATCAACATGCTAGAGTTTTGAAAGAAAATACTCCATTTATTCCTTTTTAACTAACATAGTGAGttgttagagttttttttttttctcattctatCCTCTTACATTTGGCTGCAtctaccgtgtgtcagtttgaAACAGACACACGGTGCTTCAGTTACTGTTCTCCATGTAAATTACAAAATTACccattttaattataaaatttctttcttcctctttaCTCTTGCTGGCTCTCCGGCGAGCCATGCTGCCGGCTTGATCCAGGTTGCTGACTTTCCCCACCATTTGCCCATCTCCTCTTCCTTAGAACCTGGCACTGCCACCACACTACATCTTCCTTCTTCGAAATCTAGATCCAATGGTACTGCtagcttcttctttttttttgttaaaataaaaatcattgaaCATAAAAGTGAATTTTAAACATAAATTGTTACACATCGCAACAAGTAGTTACATTGCAGAACAACAAGGAAAGTCCTACCTATAATCCAATACATAAAACTGCAACTAATTTCTTTCTCTACCCTACGAACACCACCAACAATCTATCAAACCCAGCACCCCCAAttctttccattttttttcttgacaACAAGGTTTTTCCTCACCCACAAATTTACAGAAGATGATAAGAGGGATGATTTGGTGGAGAAGAACATAAGATAATGTGGTGGTTGTGGACCTATGGACGGGGAAAGCTGGTCCCGAGGCCGGTGGGTCTTGCTAGCTGGGAGATTTGGTGGCAGATCTGGATGTTTTGGTTGTAGATCTGGAATTCTTGTTGGCTCTGTTTTTGTGGTCTGGTTGGGCTCAAAACAAAGGTTGAAGGAGGCTGAGGAGAGGAGGGGCACAGTGTTGGGTCAGAGGAGCGGTGGAGGGGAAGGGGGAGAGAAAGAAGGACGATCTGAGGAGGTAGATGATGAGAAGGAGGGAGGAGGAAGAGGTGGCGGTGGAGGAGCAGTAGGCGGAGGCTCGTTCTCCGGCAATGGCTATGGTTTTTCCAAGTTGAACAGTTAGGAGAAATGAGGAAGATAAATCACGGGTGTTTTGGTCATTGcataatttttgtattttaaatcTGAACCAttgaatattttaatattatatcgaAGGGTGATAATTAAACTGAAGCACCGTGGGTCAGTTTATGAAACCCTTACATTTCAATTataaagtcataaagctctACAACAAAGATAGTgaattgttagtttttttccCAGTCTCTGATATCATTAAACCATTTACCACTCTCTTCTATtcataaagtcataaaactTTTCATAATTATTGAGAAAGAAgaattttatggaaaatgtgaagtgaatttattaaaaaagtaagggtataattgacaaattGTAACATTCAAACATCAAAATGACagttaaataagaaaaaaaaaatcttctaaAACGGAACTtaaaaaaggaacggagggagtaacttcTTAGATTGGTCTTTGTCATTTGACTCATTTCCTTCCTTTGCTCTCACGGTCATTTTTCACTTTCGTTGAATTTGATTTTCAGCATATTAGAGAATGTAGAATCCGCTAATCAAATAGTTTGATTGAGTCAGAATTCTTTGTACACTTCAGAATTGTATCACAAATTACTCACGATCGGAAGGATGGGGCACTTCACAAAAATCGATTCAAGCAAAAATAGTAACAATGGTCAATGAGGTTTGGTGCATCTTCTTGTCCACAAGGCACAAGAACTAAGAAGGGCATGAATTCAATGTTATTTGATCATTTGGCATCAATATAGTTAAGTTTATAACTATGTTTAGTCTATATTCCAATGCAGCAACACATAAAGTTCAGTATTTGTCAGTAAATTTAGCTCTTATACAAGTTGAGTTCCATCAATTGACTGTAAATTTGTCTGGCAAGTGCCACTGAATTTCATATTGCTAGCAGTCTATACTCTTAAAAGCCTTTGATATGTATTGAATAGATCTCTTTAACAGTATAGAATCTGCTTTAATTTTGAAATGTATAAATATGTCCTGTGGCACTGGCAGTTTTGAATCAAAATGTTATTTGCTACATTTTCTGATTTTCCGATTTCTTCTCTTCCATCAAGGCTGCAAATGAATGTGATTTGGAACAAGTTGTatactggactgggcgagcccctagaggggcaacgcccagcatgtatcccgccctgaggcggggccctggccttcagatgggccttgacctcggaggcccaattggcccaataggtagtacccaagctctataaataggaggtagttatcaagtggaagggacttttggctcatttgatgaaatagcacatgaaattcagcactctctctctcattctcacccTCTCTTAGCTCaatcctctacctctaggtactatacctctcttcaatgttcattccaagaacatttggcgccgtctgtggggatcgaacccacgaccacgtgcaacaggaagtcgacaagttgctggcggcagagttcatcagggaggtgaagtatccgacgtggttggcgaacgtcgtaatggtgaagaaggcgaacgggaaatggcgaatgtgtgtagattacacagacttaaacaaagcatgtccaaaggattcgtatccccttcccagcatcgatagccttgttgatggtgcctcgggcaacgaactgcttagcttgatggatgcttattctggctatcatcaaatccgcatgcacccggcagacgaggacaaaacggcttttatgaccgccagagtcaattattgctatcgcaccatgccgtttggactaaagaacgctggggcgacctaccaaagattgatggatagggtttttgccgggcaggtgggaagaaacatggaggtttacgttgatgacatgattgttaagtcagtacgtggtttagaccatcatcaagatctggaggaagcatttggcgaaataaggaagcacaatatgcgcctcaacccggagaaatgctcttttggtgttcaggggggcaagtttttgggattcatgatcacatccagaggaatcgagataaacccagaaaaatgcaaggcgattcagcagatgaaaagcccttctaatgtgaaagaggtccaacgtttgacggggcgaatagcagctttgtctcggtttcttcccaagtctggtgacagatctttcccttttttcaagtgtcttcgcaagaatgtcgcatttgagtggacggcggagtgtgaggaagcttttgttcgcctcaaggaactcctatcgtcaccgccaatcttgtcgaaaccaatacagggacacccgctgcatttgtattttgctgtgagcgatagtgctctgagttctgtgatgttgcaggagatagatggcgagcatcgaattgtttattttgttagtcacacactccagggcgcggaggtcagatatcagaaaattgagaaggcggcgctggcggtcctcgtcaccgcccggcggttgagaccttattttcagagttttcccgtgaaggtgcggacggatttgcccttgagacaagtattacaaaaaccggatttatcaggtagattggtcgcctggtcggttgaattgtcagagtatggtttgcaatatgataagcggggcacggttggtgcgcagtcgctagctgactttgtggtcgagttgactccagatcggtttgaaagagtggacactcagtggactctcttcgtggatggatcctccaatagtagtggcagcggcgcgggagtaacgttagaagggccgggagaactagtgttggagcaatccctgaaattcgagttcaaagcaacgaacaaccaagcagaatatgaagctctcatcgccggcttgaagttggcgcgggaagtgaagatcgggagtttgttgataagaacggactcacaattggtggagaatcaagtaaagggaactttccaggtcaaagatcctaatctgatcaagtaccttgagtgggtacggtatttgatgacactttttcaagaggtcgtggtggagtacgttcctcgggcagaaaatcagcgggcggacgcgctggccaaattggcgagcacgcggaagcccggcaataacaaaagtgtgattcaggaaacgctggcgtacccaagcatcgaaggcgagctcatggcttGCGTGAACAGAGGGGGAACATGGATGGATTCCATAaaatctatcttggcgggggacccgacagaagtggagcaatgcacgaaggaacaacggcgggaggcgagtcactatactctcattgacggacacttgtatcgccgtggtttctcaacgccattgttgaaatgcgtaccgccagagaagtacgaagtgataatgtctgaggtacatgaaggagtgtgcgcgagccacatcgggggaaggtctttggcttgcaaggtgttgagggcgggtttttactggcccaccctcaggaaagattgtatggacttcgtgaagcagtgcaagaaatgtcaagtgtttgcggatttgtctaaggcaccgccaaaggagttggtaacgatgagcgccccgtggcctttcgccatgtggggtgtggacttagtcggaccttttccgaccgccagggcacaaatgaagtttatattagtggcggtggactacttcactaagtggattgaggccgaacccttggccaagattacttctgcaaagatagtcaatttctactggaagcatattgtttgcaggttcggaatcccaagggcgatcgtatctgacaacgggacccagttttcaagcagccaaacaagggagttctgcagggaaatgggcatacagatgaggttcgcctctgttgagcatccgcagacgaacgggcaggtggaatctgcaaacagggtaatcctgcgaggactaagacgacggcttgCGAAGGCTAAGGGAGcgtggttggatgaacttccggtggtgctgtggtcgtacaacaccaccgagcaatctactacaagggaaaccccctttagaatgacctatggggtagacgccatgttgccggtggagattgacaactttacatggcggactcaaccaggttttgaaggggaaaatcaggccaacatggcaatggagctggaccttttgtcggaaacgcgcgacgaggcgcacattcgggaaacagcgatgaagcagcgcgtggcggcaaagttcaacagcagggttcgcgtccgggatatgcaggtcggcgaccttgtcctcaagtggcggtcgggagccccggggaacaagcttactcccaactgggaagggccctaccgcattattaaagttcttggtaatggggcctatcacttagaagagctggatggaaggcggttacctcgatcgttcaatggtttgagcttgcgctacttttatagttgatcgcaggcgagaaagtgaacaaggcggaatcgccggagccagatatctttaagattttctgaagtgttttcaaattctccaatgtattgcaataacaaggcgtgctctttttctccgaaaggagttttttaatgaggcgctccatcaataaaagaaaacgaaaattcacgaaattcgtgtccaaaaattccagggattccctgacgatcggaattgccgatcgacataaagaattacggcgatcactaagtgggacaagcttgatccccaaaggggcttgctggaaccctgaaggttgtggcgattccacaaatggcctttgacgcctgggaatcaccctccggaaagtctgacgtgatcgccggtcccgtaaacgatgtgctgggtaagtctcgccagaatacgacgagcgccgttagctaggcaaaagtcttgggacccccaaatggccattgggatccaagcattgtaagccccgagcgggcaaagccccgggcgaagtcctcgagaatggaggccgtttcttcctattggggaaaacgtctaaagtcttggtggtggaataccaagcaacaagtcctagttaaaattaaggcacgaaatcgttaggcgtaattcaatcatatgacgcgtgaaaaatagcgcaagatataaggtcggcgaatgaataaggtggaaggcgagtgcttggtcactcaggatgttgagtattttactactctggcgtgttgaggggttaaactatgaaacttattcttaaatcttttaagccataagaaggcggcgactaaaaaatgtacggcggaagcattccaacatgatttacaaaatatccaacggcgatataaaaagctatggcgaagggttgcttaaacatagacgaatggcggaaaagtacactacaaggcgacagtaaaagctaaagtaatgttaaaattacattattcattgttttctttctcctgttcttcttcttcctcttcttctacagtcgctgtccagaggttttggtcaatcaggggaggatcgtcgggaccaaccagtcctttggcggttatttctttcattactcccatggcgctaaagtcaaagttcgggtacaaatgttgggcctgatctttggcgaggtagaaaccgcgctcgcggttgtcaagggcgatatcagcggcttgttccctcgcctcagtggctttggccttctccgtcgctagctcgtcctctagtcttttgatctttgccagttgggaagcaatctcagcatctttcgtggcgagggcctcggcatgagtttcggtcgctttcttgatctcctcggacgtagcctgcatcaccgcctccatatcagacttcgccaaggccaaggactccgcagactttttctcttgctccgccaacgccttcttcactaactccagctcagtgcgcagtatggcaagctctgactccttagaaatcagcgcctcgcctcgggcgatcaagtccttctcagcttgctctttttcctttttgcaagcttgaaggcttgcatcaagctcatctgcttcttccttcatcagcgccagctgatcctccagctcgccgattttaatccccgccgtgccaatcatcttgtcggcatagactttgtcttttcctgcctgcgtcgccagtttgtcgaaacgcttttcccaagcagcggcggcttcttgatgcttagcactttcggccttcaaccgctcagcttcaacggtggcggcattgaacttctcaaatgcGTGAGCAAaaatgcacccagcgcgtaggaggcaagcaagagtctcctccttggtgtcattaaggccccgactcaaaacttcttttgtaagatcaagatttggtcatgtggtacaactctatgttttgatgataacaagtatttatttgtggatgaacaactatgatactctaatgtttgtcttgagtgttttgacaaacaggttctgattctgacaccagaagatatattcgtcagaagatcagaagatctgaagatcagaggatctgaggatcagaggatcagaagatcagaggatcagaagatctgaggatcagaagatctgaagaccagaagctctgagggaccagaggctctgaaggttcagaagctctgaaggtccagaagcagaagttacgaaggtcagaggatccaagcttccctctgactctgatcaccaagcttcacaagttccaacacgaagcataactctgatcagaagtcaatggttaaaggcaaatgtctctatcgagaagtacaagagcagtgtactattctgaaatgcctacctaccaaagttcagccactgcaggttctggaagttccagaaatgccctccaacggtcatattctctcaacagaaatatcctttgcaccttggactataaaaggctgaagaaaagaagaaagaccaaGAGTAAGAGAAAcccagagctgcaatacaagaaaagattcaagcctctactttcttcatctattcttatttagtttacactcagcttatttagaagcaaacctttgtaaacaccaacctcaaacagttgtttgattttccttaagggaccgggtaggtcagtatccttaagaagactaagagagtgaatcttagtggtgattcctttaggagatcaaggttgatcggatcctagagaagactaagagagtgaatcttagtgagagctaagtcagtgtattgttagtcacttgtaggtttcaagtgcagttgtaacaattatctgattagtggattgccttcattctaagaaggaagaaatcaccttaacgggtggactggattagcttgagggatttatcaagtgaaccaggataaaatacttgtgtgcttttctatctcttatctttagcacttaagttctcgaaagatttgtcaaaatctttaa
This window harbors:
- the LOC130710188 gene encoding UDP-glucose flavonoid 3-O-glucosyltransferase 7-like, with the protein product MDEENTLKLYFIPYLAAGHMIPLCDIATLFASRGQHVTIITTPSNAQILRKSISDAVIHLHTVQFPSKQVGLPDGVETMTALTNLADSAKFYQAAMLLQGPIGDFVEQNPPDCIVGDFMMQWVGDLANRLQIPMLAFNGFSLFTVAAMESVRKHPFEAEPFVIPDFPHQITLRAIPEKSSTGFLEYLLEKELTSHGLIVNNFAELDGEEYIEHYERITGHKAWHLGPASLIRRTEQERAERGQNSVVSADELLSWLNSKPPNSVVYICFGSVCHYSDEQLYEIASAIEASGYGFIWVVPEKKGKEEESEEEKGKWLPKGFEERNREKGMIIRGWVPQVVILGHRAVGAFVTHCGWNSTVEAVSAGVPMITWPVVGEQFYNEKLITEVRGIGVEVGAEECCLMGFDKREKLVSRESIEKAVRRLMDGGDEGEQIRRRAQEYGEKARQAVEEGGSSHKNLTALIDDLKRLRVKP
- the LOC130713318 gene encoding glycine-rich RNA-binding protein 1-like, giving the protein MDGESWSRGRWVLLAGRFGGRSGCFGCRSGILVGSVFVVWLGSKQRLKEAEERRGTVLGQRSGGGEGGEKEGRSEEVDDEKEGGGRGGGGGAVGGGSFSGNGYGFSKLNS